A stretch of Campylobacter volucris DNA encodes these proteins:
- the rplN gene encoding 50S ribosomal protein L14, with protein MIQSFTRLAVADNSGAKELMCIKVLGGSKRRYATVGDVIVASVKKALPNGKVKKGQVVKAVIVRTKKEIHRDNGFLIRFDENAAVILDAKREPIGTRIFGPVGREVRYGGFMKIVSLAPEVL; from the coding sequence ATGATTCAAAGTTTTACTAGGCTTGCAGTTGCTGATAATAGCGGTGCAAAAGAATTAATGTGTATTAAGGTTTTAGGTGGTAGCAAAAGAAGATATGCTACTGTAGGTGATGTGATAGTAGCATCTGTTAAAAAAGCTTTGCCAAATGGTAAAGTAAAAAAAGGTCAAGTTGTTAAGGCTGTTATTGTTAGAACCAAAAAAGAAATTCATAGAGACAATGGCTTTTTGATTCGTTTTGATGAAAATGCAGCAGTAATTCTTGATGCTAAAAGAGAGCCAATCGGAACTCGTATTTTTGGGCCAGTAGGTCGTGAAGTTAGATATGGTGGCTTTATGAAAATTGTTTCACTAGCACCGGAGGTGTTGTAA
- the rplR gene encoding 50S ribosomal protein L18: protein MRANVLKRKISLRIKRKKRIRAKISGTQTLPRISVFKSNRTLYIQAIDDAKAVTLAAVDGRKIGVKANKEGAKKIAAEFAQVLKTKNITEAVFDRNGYLYHGVIAALAQALRENGIKL, encoded by the coding sequence ATGAGAGCAAATGTATTAAAAAGAAAAATATCTTTAAGAATTAAAAGAAAAAAAAGAATTAGAGCAAAAATTTCAGGGACACAAACTCTTCCAAGAATTTCTGTGTTTAAGTCAAATAGAACTTTATACATCCAAGCTATTGATGATGCTAAAGCAGTGACTTTAGCGGCTGTTGATGGTAGAAAAATTGGTGTAAAAGCAAATAAAGAAGGTGCTAAAAAAATAGCAGCTGAATTTGCGCAAGTTTTAAAAACTAAAAATATCACAGAAGCGGTATTTGATAGAAATGGTTATTTGTATCATGGTGTTATTGCAGCTTTAGCGCAAGCACTCAGAGAAAACGGAATCAAACTATAA
- the rplO gene encoding 50S ribosomal protein L15, translating to MNLTKAPGSTHKTKRIGRGQGSGMGKTSTKGGKGQTARKGYNEKRGFEGGQQPLQRRLPKVGFTSKFEKPYVINVEKITAIKELSEITFETINSIHKLSKNINKIKLIGASAKDLAGKIKDEKITFSGQK from the coding sequence ATGAATTTAACAAAAGCACCAGGTTCAACACATAAAACTAAAAGAATAGGTCGTGGTCAAGGTAGTGGTATGGGAAAAACTTCTACCAAAGGTGGAAAAGGACAAACTGCTAGAAAAGGTTACAATGAAAAAAGAGGTTTTGAAGGTGGTCAACAACCTCTTCAAAGAAGATTACCAAAAGTTGGTTTCACTTCTAAATTTGAAAAACCTTATGTGATTAATGTTGAAAAAATTACAGCTATAAAAGAACTTAGCGAGATTACTTTTGAAACAATTAATAGCATCCATAAGCTTTCAAAAAATATCAATAAAATTAAGCTTATTGGTGCAAGTGCAAAAGATCTTGCAGGTAAAATAAAAGACGAGAAGATCACTTTTAGCGGACAAAAATAA
- a CDS encoding type Z 30S ribosomal protein S14 — protein MAKKSMIAKAARKPKFSVRGYTRCQICGRPHSVYRDFGICRVCLRKMANEGLIPGLKKASW, from the coding sequence ATGGCTAAAAAATCAATGATTGCAAAAGCTGCCCGCAAACCTAAATTTAGCGTTAGAGGGTATACTAGATGCCAAATTTGTGGAAGACCACATTCAGTTTATAGAGATTTTGGAATTTGCAGGGTTTGCTTAAGAAAAATGGCAAATGAAGGTTTGATTCCTGGTCTTAAAAAAGCAAGTTGGTAA
- the rplF gene encoding 50S ribosomal protein L6 yields MSRIGKQPVAIPNGVEVKLEGNLLKFKKGNLAKELDTKANVNVEIKEGQILFSPKGEDRQSRAYWGTYRALTQNIIIGLTDGFSKTLEINGVGYKAALKGKVLELALGFSHPINYDIPEGIEITVDKNNIIVKGSDKQVVGQVAAQIREFRPPEPYKGKGVKYSTERIIRKAGKTSKK; encoded by the coding sequence ATGTCACGTATAGGTAAACAACCAGTTGCTATTCCAAATGGAGTAGAAGTAAAATTAGAAGGTAACTTGCTAAAATTCAAAAAAGGAAATTTAGCAAAAGAGCTTGATACAAAAGCAAATGTAAATGTTGAGATCAAAGAAGGTCAAATTCTTTTTTCTCCTAAAGGTGAAGATAGACAAAGCAGAGCTTATTGGGGAACATATAGAGCTTTAACTCAAAATATAATTATAGGTTTAACTGATGGCTTTAGCAAAACTTTAGAAATCAATGGTGTTGGTTATAAAGCTGCATTAAAAGGTAAAGTTTTAGAACTTGCATTAGGGTTTTCTCATCCTATTAACTATGATATACCAGAAGGTATAGAAATTACTGTGGATAAAAATAATATCATTGTTAAAGGTAGTGATAAACAAGTTGTAGGTCAAGTTGCTGCTCAAATTCGTGAATTTAGACCACCTGAGCCTTACAAAGGAAAAGGTGTTAAGTATTCTACTGAGCGTATTATCCGCAAAGCTGGTAAAACATCTAAGAAGTAA
- the rplE gene encoding 50S ribosomal protein L5 — MMRLKEKYTQNIKPALVKEFDIKNPMLIPFVEKVVISVGAGELAKDQKVLQNVADTISLIAGQKAVITKAKKSVAGFKVREGFPVGVMVTLRKDNMYAFLDKLITIALPRVKDFRGLPRDGFDGRGNYNFGLDEQLMFPEVEYDKILRTHGMNISIVTTAKSDKEAQKLLELFGVPFAKGK, encoded by the coding sequence ATGATGAGATTAAAAGAAAAATATACTCAAAATATCAAACCTGCTTTAGTTAAAGAATTTGATATCAAAAACCCTATGCTTATACCTTTTGTAGAAAAAGTTGTTATAAGTGTTGGTGCTGGAGAATTAGCAAAAGATCAAAAAGTATTGCAAAATGTTGCTGATACTATTTCTTTGATTGCTGGACAAAAAGCAGTTATTACAAAAGCTAAAAAATCAGTTGCTGGTTTTAAAGTTAGAGAAGGTTTTCCAGTTGGTGTTATGGTAACTTTAAGAAAAGATAATATGTATGCTTTTTTAGACAAGCTAATTACTATTGCACTTCCTCGTGTAAAAGATTTTAGAGGTCTTCCAAGAGATGGTTTTGATGGAAGAGGAAATTATAACTTTGGTTTAGACGAGCAGTTGATGTTCCCAGAAGTTGAATATGATAAAATTTTAAGAACTCATGGTATGAACATTTCTATCGTTACAACAGCAAAATCAGATAAAGAGGCACAAAAATTATTAGAATTATTTGGCGTGCCATTTGCAAAAGGAAAGTAA
- the rpsE gene encoding 30S ribosomal protein S5 encodes MEKYNREEFEEVIVDIGRVTKVVKGGRRFRFTALVIVGNRKGLVGVGYGKAKEVPDAIRKAVDDAFKNIVEVKTKGSTIPHDVEVKYNASRILLKPASEGTGVIAGGSTRPIVELAGIKDILTKSLGSNNSANVVRATIKALTMLKG; translated from the coding sequence ATGGAAAAATATAATAGAGAAGAATTTGAAGAAGTAATCGTCGATATCGGCAGGGTTACTAAGGTTGTAAAAGGTGGTAGAAGATTTAGATTTACCGCTTTGGTGATTGTTGGAAACAGAAAAGGTTTAGTCGGTGTAGGATATGGAAAAGCTAAAGAAGTTCCAGATGCTATAAGAAAAGCAGTTGATGATGCTTTTAAAAATATCGTTGAAGTTAAAACTAAAGGTTCTACTATTCCTCATGATGTAGAGGTAAAATATAATGCAAGTAGAATTTTACTTAAACCAGCAAGCGAAGGTACAGGAGTAATCGCAGGTGGTTCAACTCGTCCTATAGTAGAGCTTGCAGGTATTAAAGACATTTTAACTAAGTCTTTAGGTTCAAATAACTCAGCAAATGTTGTGCGTGCTACTATTAAAGCACTTACAATGCTTAAAGGATAA
- the rplX gene encoding 50S ribosomal protein L24 — MKLKIKKNDMVKVIAGDDKGKTGKVLAVFPKTNKVIVEGCKIAKKAVKPSDKNPNGGFVNKEMPMDISNVAKAGE, encoded by the coding sequence ATGAAATTAAAAATCAAAAAAAATGATATGGTAAAAGTTATCGCAGGTGATGACAAAGGTAAAACAGGCAAAGTTTTAGCAGTTTTCCCTAAAACAAACAAAGTTATAGTTGAAGGATGTAAAATTGCTAAAAAAGCTGTAAAACCAAGTGATAAAAATCCAAATGGTGGCTTTGTAAATAAAGAAATGCCAATGGATATTTCAAATGTAGCAAAAGCAGGAGAATAA
- the rpsH gene encoding 30S ribosomal protein S8 encodes MINDLISDSLTRIRNAGMRRLETTQLLHSKVIEALLGIFQAKGYIESFNVIEEDKKKFINVVLKYDEKGKSVINEVKRISKPGRRVYKGKDEIKRFKNGYGTIVVSTSKGVLANDEAYKAGVGGEVLCTIW; translated from the coding sequence ATGATAAATGATTTAATTTCAGATTCACTTACAAGAATTAGAAATGCTGGGATGAGAAGATTAGAAACTACTCAACTTTTGCATTCTAAGGTTATTGAAGCTTTGCTTGGAATTTTTCAAGCTAAAGGTTATATTGAAAGTTTCAATGTTATAGAAGAAGATAAAAAGAAATTCATCAATGTAGTTTTAAAATACGATGAAAAAGGTAAAAGTGTTATCAATGAAGTAAAACGCATTTCAAAACCTGGCCGTCGTGTTTATAAAGGTAAAGATGAAATCAAAAGATTTAAAAATGGTTATGGTACTATAGTAGTAAGCACATCTAAAGGTGTTTTGGCTAACGACGAAGCTTATAAAGCAGGAGTTGGCGGCGAAGTTTTATGTACTATTTGGTAA